The genomic interval CGACCGCCCTGCCGTCGGGGCGCACCACGCGCAGCGCCGAGTGCATCGCGTCGCCGTGCTCGGTGTGCTCGATCGCGATCAGCGAGCCGTCGTGGGAGAGGTCGCCGACGCCGGCCGACTCGCGGTGCCGGTAGATCTCCACCGGCTCCTCTCCGGTGCGCACGAGGTGGATGGAGGTGCCCTCGTCGTCGGTCGAGCGGCCCACGACCGCCGTACGGCCGTCCCGGCCCAGGGCCGCGCCCGCCGGGTAGGAGGGCTCCAGGCCCGGCGCGGCGAGCTCGTCCGCGCCGCCCTCGAAGGGCTGGCGGCGCCAGACGCCGAACTCGTCGCCGTCCTTGTCGTCGAACCACCAGATCCACGCGCCGTCCGGGGAGAGCACGCCGTCCGTGGTGCCGTTGGGCCGGTCCGTGACCTGCCGCTGGACGCCGGTGGCCCGGTCCCAGGCGTACAGCTCGTACGTCCCCGTGGCGTTGGAGACGAACAGGGAGCGGTCGGGGGCGTCCTCCGCCCAGTCGGGCAGCGACACCCGGGGCGCCCGGAAGCGCTTCTCCCAGTCCGGCATCTCGTTGTTCCGCTCGGCCGCGGCGGACCCGTTGCTCTCAGTCATGACCCCATACTGCCTGCCCTCACAGACAATCCGCAGACGAGGTCCCCAGCCTGTGGAAAACTTCTACCGGCCGCTTACCCGAACCCTGTGCGACCAGGTCGGAGGGGCCGTCCCGGGCCCGTTGTCAGTGGCGGGGTGCACACTCGTCCCCATGACCGATCTGCGTGAGACCGTGGAGCGTTTCTGGGCCCTCGCCGAGGCCCGCGACTGGACCGCGTTCGCGGACACCCTGGCCGAGGACGTCGTCTACACCCTGCCGCAGACCCGCGAGCGCGTCAGCGGACGGAAGCGGTACGTCGAGTTCAACCGGGAGTACCCGGGCGACTGGCATCTGCGGATCGAGCGGATCGTCGCCGAGCCGGACCAGGTCGTCACCTGGGCGCACGTCACGGTGGGTCTGGAGGAGATGTACGGCATCTCGTTCTTCACCGGGGACGAAAGCGGCCGTATCACCACCGTCACCGACTTCTGGCCGGAGCCGTACGAGCCCCCGGCGGGTCGTGACCACCTCACCGAGCGGTACTGACCGCTCCTGAAGACTGAGCGGGAGTACGTCCTGGGCGTGCACGTTCAAATCCAGCAGTCCCAACCCCGCGCCCCGGCGCCCCGGGGCGGCCCCGTACCGTGGGAGTGTGTACCGGTTTCTGCTGACGCCTCGCTGGTTTGGCATCAACGTCTTCCTGCTGCTCGCCATCCCGTTCTGCGTCTTCATGGGGTCGTGGCAGCTGAGCCGGTTCGAGGACCGGATGGCGGAGAGCCGGGACGCGAAGCAGTCGGTCGTCACCGACGAGCGGGAGGCCGCGCGGCCGCTGGCCGAGCTGCTGCCGGTGGACAAGGCGACCTCCGGCAAGCAGGTCACCGCGAGCGGCCGGTACGACAAGCAGCTGCTCGTCCCCGACCGGCAGGTGGACGACCGCGAGGGCTACTACGTCCTGACGCTGCTGCGCACCGACGGCGGCAAGGCCCTGCCGGTGGTCCGGGGCTGGCTGCCGGGCACCCCCGACCCGGCGAAGGTCCCGGCCGCGCCGAAGGGCGAGGTCACCGTCACCGGTGCGCTCCAGGCGTCCGAGACCCCGGGGGACAACGGCGTCAGTGCGCGGGGCGGGCTTCCCGCCGGGCAGACCTCGGCGATCAGCGCGGCCTCCCTGATCAACCTGGTGCCGTACGACGTGTACGACGCGTGGGTCACCCTCAACACCGGTGACTCCGGCATGAAGGCGGTGCCCGCGACGGCGCCCGCGGACAGCGGGCTGGACCTCAAGGCCTTCCAGAACCTCGGCTACACCGGCGAGTGGTTCGTCTTCGCCGGCTTCGTGGTCTTCATGTGGTTCCGTCTGGTGCGCCGCGAGGTGGAGTTCATCCGGGACGCTGAGCTGGGGATCGTCCCGGACGACGAACAGCGGGAACAGGGACAGCGGGACCAGGGAACGCAGGGACAGTCCCAGGAGAAGACGCCCGCCTGAAGGGCGTTCCGGCCGTCACGCCGACGGGAGCACGCCCGTCCAGTACACGACCCCCGCGCACGCGTTGGACACGGTCGTGGACACCGACGGTCCGCCGCCCTCGGCCGTGTTGCCCACCAGGACGCTGCCGTCGAGGGTGCCACCGTCCGTGAGGAGCTGGGTGGAGGTGCCGGTGTCGCCGCCGGTGGAGGAGCCCTCACCGGTGGAGGTGTCCGGGGAGGTCGTGGGGTCGGGGCTGGGGTCGGTCGAGGGTTCCGAGGTGGGACAGGTCTCGGACGGCACCCAGGCGAACTTCACGTCGTAGGAGGAGCCCGGCTGGAGCACCAGCTGGGAGACCTCCTGGGAGGGGTCGGGCAGCCCCGCCGAGGCCGCGTCACCGGACACGTGCCGCTGCGCGACGATCTTGCTGCTGTCGGCCGCGCCCTGAGCGCTCGTCGTCACGATGCCGGGCCCCGTGACCGTACAGGCGTCGCTGGAGCCGTTGGTGATGTGGAACGTGCCGTAGACCGTCCCGGAGGCGTCGGGCCCCGCGGTGCTCGCCGTGGGGGTGCCGAGCTGTGCGGCCGTACAGACCGCGGCGCTGGTGGAGGTCGTGGCCGACGGGTCGGTGCCGCTGCTCGCGCCGGTGCTCGCGCCCGCGGACTTGCCCTTGCCCTGGTCCTTCGAGCCGCCCTTGCCCTTGTCCTCGGGCTTGCCCGCGGAGCCGCCGGAGGTGGACTCGCCGCCGTCCTCCTGCTTGCCCTGGCCCGCGCCGCCCTGCATCTGGGAGGTGTGCCCGGCGTTGGAGGTGTTGGCACTGGTCCTGGTGGAGGAGACGTGCACGACGGCGGGGATCGCGGTCCCGAAGAAGAGGGCCGCGGCCGCCATGCCGACGACGGCCTGCCGCTTGCGTGCCCGCCGGGCGGGCACCGCCTTGCGCAGATGGTCCAGGGTGCCGTCACGCGGCTCCATCTCCTGGACCGCCTGGTGCAGCAGTCGTCGCAGTGCCAGCTCGTCCGAGTCGAACTCCCCCGTGGAGCTCAGATCGTCGGGGCCCTGATTCACAGTTCCGTTCCCAGCGTGCGATTGCTTGTGCTCTTGCCGCGCCGCCCAGGTCGGCTCGTGCTTGCCTTCCCTGGTCGGCTCATGCCACGCGTAAGGCTCGTGGCGCCGTCCCTCGGAATCACCCTCGCCGCTCACACCGGTTCCTCCATCGCGACCCGCAGGGCGGCGATCCCGCGGGAACCGTACGCCTTCACCGAGCCCAGCGAGATGCCGAGCGTATCGGCGACCTGGGCCTCGGTCATGTCCGCGAAGTAGCGCAGGACCAGGACCTCGCGCTGGCGGCGCTGCAGGCCCTTCATGGCCTTGATGAGCGAGTCGCGCTCCAGCTGGTCGTACGCCCCCTCCTCGGCGCTCGCCATGTCGGGCATCGGCTTGGACAGCAGTTTGAGTCCGAGGATGCGCCGGCGCAGCGCCGAGCGGGAGAGGTTGACGACCGTCTGGCGCAGGTACGCGAGCGTCTTCTCCGGGTCCCGGACGCGTTTGCGCGCCGAGTGGACGCGGATGAACGCCTCCTGGACGACGTCCTCGCAGGAGGCGGTGTCGTCGAGCAGGAGGGCCGCGAGACCCAGCAGGGAGCGGTAGTGCGCCCGGTAGGTCTCGGTGAGATGGTCGACGGTGGTTCCGGCTGCCGCGGTGTCCTCGGCGTACTCGGCTCCGTCACGC from Streptomyces sp. CC0208 carries:
- a CDS encoding nuclear transport factor 2 family protein codes for the protein MTDLRETVERFWALAEARDWTAFADTLAEDVVYTLPQTRERVSGRKRYVEFNREYPGDWHLRIERIVAEPDQVVTWAHVTVGLEEMYGISFFTGDESGRITTVTDFWPEPYEPPAGRDHLTERY
- a CDS encoding SURF1 family protein, which gives rise to MYRFLLTPRWFGINVFLLLAIPFCVFMGSWQLSRFEDRMAESRDAKQSVVTDEREAARPLAELLPVDKATSGKQVTASGRYDKQLLVPDRQVDDREGYYVLTLLRTDGGKALPVVRGWLPGTPDPAKVPAAPKGEVTVTGALQASETPGDNGVSARGGLPAGQTSAISAASLINLVPYDVYDAWVTLNTGDSGMKAVPATAPADSGLDLKAFQNLGYTGEWFVFAGFVVFMWFRLVRREVEFIRDAELGIVPDDEQREQGQRDQGTQGQSQEKTPA
- a CDS encoding SigE family RNA polymerase sigma factor — protein: MAQVLDFPAAPSGAAVLRPRRPGAPGGMPVIAPMPAARPARIPSQRDGAEYAEDTAAAGTTVDHLTETYRAHYRSLLGLAALLLDDTASCEDVVQEAFIRVHSARKRVRDPEKTLAYLRQTVVNLSRSALRRRILGLKLLSKPMPDMASAEEGAYDQLERDSLIKAMKGLQRRQREVLVLRYFADMTEAQVADTLGISLGSVKAYGSRGIAALRVAMEEPV